A genome region from Haliotis asinina isolate JCU_RB_2024 chromosome 11, JCU_Hal_asi_v2, whole genome shotgun sequence includes the following:
- the LOC137255288 gene encoding ATP synthase subunit a-like, which translates to MYHDIYFCCLLYYIYCHIYFCCLLYIYCHIYFYYFLYMYHDIYFYCLLYIYCHIYFCCLLYYIYCHIYFYYLLYIYCHIYFCCLLYMYHDIYFCCLLYYIYCHIYFCCLLYIYCHIYFYYFLYIYHNIYFCCLLYMYHDIYFCCLLYYIYCHIYFCCLLYIYCHIYFYYFLYIYHNIYFYFFLYIYCHIYFCCLPYIYHDIYFCCLLYIYHDIYFCCLLYIYHDIYFCCFLYIYHDIYFYYLPYIYCHT; encoded by the coding sequence AtgtaccacgacatttacttcTGCTGCCTCCTCTACTACATCTACTGTCACATTTACTTCTGCTGCCTCCTCTACATCTACTGTCACATTTACTTCTACTACTTCCTCTACAtgtaccacgacatttacttcTACTGCCTCCTCTACATCTACTGTCACATTTACTTCTGCTGCCTCCTCTACTACATCTACTGTCACATTTACTTCTACTACCTCCTCTACATCTACTGTCATATTTACTTCTGCTGCCTCCTCTACAtgtaccacgacatttacttcTGCTGCCTCCTCTACTACATCTACTGTCACATTTACTTCTGCTGCCTCCTCTACATCTACTGTCACATTTACTTCTACTACTTCCTCTACATCTACCACAACATTTACTTCTGCTGCCTCCTCTACAtgtaccacgacatttacttcTGCTGCCTCCTCTACTACATCTACTGTCACATTTACTTCTGCTGCCTCCTCTACATCTACTGTCACATTTACTTCTACTACTTCCTCTACATCTACCACAACATTTACTTCTACTTCTTCCTCTACATCTACTGTCACATTTACTTCTGCTGCCTCCcctacatctaccacgacatttacttcTGCTGCCTCCtctacatctaccacgacatttacttcTGCTGCCTCCtctacatctaccacgacatttacttcTGCTGCTTCCtctacatctaccacgacatctACTTCTACTACCTCCCCTACATCTACTGTCACACTTAG